From Candidatus Rubidus massiliensis, a single genomic window includes:
- a CDS encoding tellurite resistance protein TehB has product MATLIGFIVFRGGKWDRYYKNKMYQPPREVVVNALDFFQTHGNALDLGCGVGNETAYLLDNGWDVWAIDCEPKAIEIMKGRRDISASHRQLVTKVAKFEDLNWKILPQFDLICACNSLPFCESHQFPSVFASIKEKINPNGRFAGHFFGMNYSGFSSAEKNNMTFLTKEQIIKLLDGFDIEYLQEIEEDGISGTGLKCHSHIFYVIARKMESVSRQPDSALDQVRITEGKKMDYEKLKIKSYKYWDLYLHENQCYLGRVFVQLKDEKEVEDFLDIQGQVREEFFQIGQNVNKALKILFNPDKMNYAALSNTSPVIHMHIIPRYKETREFNGVTFKDTRWGQNYAPYDRSFVVEESTLFEIIDALKGQL; this is encoded by the coding sequence ATGGCCACGCTTATCGGCTTCATAGTGTTCCGAGGTGGCAAATGGGATAGATATTATAAGAACAAAATGTATCAACCTCCAAGAGAAGTTGTCGTAAATGCCTTAGATTTTTTTCAAACTCACGGAAATGCTCTAGACTTAGGATGTGGTGTAGGCAATGAAACTGCATATTTACTTGATAACGGTTGGGATGTTTGGGCCATTGATTGCGAACCTAAAGCTATTGAAATAATGAAGGGAAGAAGAGATATTAGTGCATCTCATCGACAACTTGTAACGAAAGTTGCTAAATTTGAAGATTTGAATTGGAAAATATTACCGCAATTCGACCTGATTTGTGCCTGCAATTCATTACCATTCTGTGAATCACACCAATTTCCATCCGTATTCGCATCTATTAAAGAAAAAATAAATCCTAACGGAAGATTTGCTGGTCATTTTTTTGGGATGAATTATTCCGGTTTTAGCAGCGCTGAAAAAAACAATATGACGTTTCTGACAAAGGAACAAATCATTAAACTCTTAGATGGTTTTGATATCGAGTATCTTCAAGAGATTGAAGAAGATGGAATAAGCGGTACTGGGCTTAAATGTCATTCACATATCTTCTATGTAATCGCAAGAAAAATGGAGAGTGTATCCAGACAGCCAGATTCGGCATTAGATCAAGTCCGTATAACAGAAGGCAAAAAAATGGATTATGAGAAGTTGAAAATAAAATCGTACAAATATTGGGATCTCTATCTGCATGAAAATCAATGTTATCTCGGCAGAGTCTTTGTTCAGCTTAAGGATGAAAAAGAGGTGGAAGATTTCCTAGATATTCAAGGACAAGTGCGAGAAGAGTTTTTCCAAATTGGTCAAAACGTCAACAAGGCTCTTAAGATCCTATTTAACCCAGATAAGATGAATTATGCGGCTTTGAGTAACACATCTCCTGTCATTCATATGCATATCATCCCTCGTTATAAAGAAACACGAGAATTTAACGGAGTGACCTTTAAAGATACACGTTGGGGGCAAAATTATGCGCCTTATGATCGTTCTTTTGTGGTCGAGGAATCAACATTATTTGAAATTATAGACGCTTTAAAAGGTCAGTTGTGA
- the fosX gene encoding Fosfomycin resistance protein FosX, with translation MIQGISHITFLVNDLDKSSSLFRFVFDAEEIYSSNGTNFSLSDEKFFLLGGIWVALMKGEPTARSYQHIAFQVSEDDIPMYRSRIEQLGLDILPGRSRHREEGSSLYFYDYDNHLFELIS, from the coding sequence ATGATTCAGGGAATTAGTCATATTACTTTTTTAGTGAATGATTTGGATAAGTCATCTTCTCTATTTCGTTTCGTATTCGATGCCGAAGAAATTTACTCCAGCAATGGCACAAATTTCTCGCTTTCTGATGAGAAATTTTTTCTCCTCGGCGGTATATGGGTAGCTTTGATGAAAGGAGAGCCAACCGCTCGTTCTTATCAGCATATTGCTTTTCAAGTATCAGAGGATGATATTCCAATGTACAGAAGTCGGATTGAACAACTAGGATTAGATATCCTTCCAGGCAGATCAAGGCATAGAGAAGAGGGAAGCTCATTATATTTTTATGATTACGACAATCACCTGTTTGAATTAATTTCTTGA
- a CDS encoding Putative multidrug export ATP-binding/permease protein: protein MNSRVIKFFSYYKPYLGLLSADMVCAVIASATTLAIPLCIRYITTNLLEVGSEDALNQIYMMGSVMLALVAVYTACHAFIDYQGHMMGALMERDMRNELFEHYQKLSFKFYDEHKTGQLMTRISNDTFDLAELYHHGPEDIVISFLNFIGAFVILTMINVKLALLAFIFIPIMGVYGFCTAKKMYAALRKSSDKIGDINAQVEDSLAGIRVVKSFTNEEVEKKKFSLENDHFVASRKKGYKAEAYFYDGLIAFTQLMTIAVVIFGAVSIVKGSLDLADLLTFLLYIVILIEPIQRLGNFIRLYQEGVTGFNRFMEVLEVEPDIQDFPNAHDLAHAKGEIEFQNVSFKYKEDYDHVLKNISLRVAVGEYVALVGPSGVGKTTLCSLIPRFYEVNDGKILVDGHDIKSTKAKSLRKNIGLVQQDVYLFAGTVVENIRYGKPDATEEEIIIAAKQANAHDFIMTLPNGYATDIGQRGVKLSGGQKQRLSIARVFLKNPPILIFDEATSALDNESERAVQNSLEKLIKNRTTLVIAHRLSTIRNAKRILVLTDNGIEEEGTHDELIALDGTYANLYNMQLRIEDTGETHDSGN, encoded by the coding sequence GTGAATTCACGAGTTATAAAGTTTTTTTCTTATTACAAGCCCTACTTAGGACTTCTCAGTGCAGATATGGTGTGCGCAGTGATTGCGTCTGCAACAACGCTAGCCATTCCATTATGCATTCGATACATCACGACAAATTTGCTAGAGGTTGGTTCAGAGGATGCTCTCAATCAGATCTATATGATGGGTAGTGTCATGCTTGCTCTGGTTGCCGTTTATACTGCATGCCATGCGTTTATTGACTATCAAGGGCACATGATGGGTGCTTTAATGGAAAGGGATATGCGCAATGAGCTATTTGAGCATTATCAAAAGCTTTCTTTCAAATTCTATGACGAACATAAGACTGGTCAGCTGATGACCCGCATCTCAAACGATACATTTGATCTTGCTGAACTATACCATCATGGCCCGGAAGACATTGTCATCTCTTTTCTGAATTTCATTGGCGCCTTTGTCATCTTAACCATGATCAATGTTAAATTAGCTCTCCTTGCATTTATCTTTATCCCTATCATGGGAGTGTACGGGTTTTGTACAGCCAAGAAAATGTATGCCGCACTGAGAAAAAGTAGCGACAAAATCGGGGATATCAATGCTCAAGTAGAGGACTCTCTTGCAGGAATCAGGGTCGTCAAGTCTTTTACCAATGAAGAAGTCGAAAAGAAAAAATTCTCCCTTGAAAATGACCATTTCGTTGCGAGCAGAAAAAAAGGATATAAAGCAGAGGCTTACTTTTATGATGGCTTGATCGCTTTTACCCAGCTCATGACAATCGCTGTTGTCATATTTGGGGCAGTTAGCATTGTAAAAGGCTCTTTAGATTTGGCTGACTTGCTTACTTTCCTGCTTTATATCGTGATCCTCATTGAGCCGATTCAACGACTTGGCAATTTTATCCGTCTCTACCAAGAAGGAGTGACTGGCTTCAACCGATTTATGGAAGTTTTGGAGGTTGAACCAGACATTCAAGACTTCCCAAACGCTCATGATTTGGCCCATGCTAAAGGGGAGATAGAATTTCAAAATGTCAGCTTTAAATACAAAGAGGACTATGATCACGTTTTGAAAAATATCTCTTTGAGAGTAGCCGTCGGAGAATATGTCGCTTTGGTGGGACCGTCTGGTGTTGGAAAAACCACCCTTTGTTCTTTAATCCCTAGATTCTATGAGGTCAATGACGGAAAAATATTGGTTGATGGTCATGATATTAAAAGCACTAAGGCAAAATCTTTACGAAAAAATATTGGCCTTGTTCAGCAGGATGTCTATCTCTTTGCAGGCACAGTTGTAGAAAATATTCGTTATGGAAAACCAGATGCCACTGAAGAAGAAATCATCATCGCAGCCAAGCAAGCGAATGCTCATGATTTCATTATGACTCTTCCAAATGGATATGCGACAGATATTGGACAGCGCGGAGTTAAATTATCTGGCGGTCAAAAGCAAAGGCTCAGTATTGCTCGTGTCTTCTTAAAAAATCCGCCTATTCTTATTTTTGATGAAGCAACCAGCGCGTTGGATAATGAAAGTGAAAGAGCCGTACAAAACTCGCTTGAGAAACTCATTAAAAATCGCACCACACTGGTTATAGCCCACCGTCTTTCAACTATCAGGAATGCCAAGAGAATTCTCGTATTAACGGACAATGGCATCGAAGAAGAAGGAACGCATGACGAATTGATTGCCCTAGATGGCACTTATGCTAATTTGTATAACATGCAATTAAGAATCGAAGATACTGGAGAAACGCATGATTCAGGGAATTAG